TGGTAAATTACATATGTTAATACTGAAAATAGATATTGTCAGTAAATTTGTGTTGATGCAACTGAAAGACTGGGCTTGAAATTCCAATGATAAATGTAAGACATAATTATAGTAGTTCCTATGTCACTGGCTAGAAATTAAGAGCCTTTGATGGAAGGATGCTGGCAGCAAGTTTGTGTGGGAAAGAATAAGAAATGGAGACAGACAAGGTACTAAAGAAGAATTATCTGTTTTGTCTTGCTTACCCAAGAACTTTTCCAGCTCATTATTGTGCAAAGAACATAGAGGTCAGAGGCTGGAAAGTGTTCTCTTGAATTAGATCCCGTTAGTTGTGGGTAAGGACAATAAACTATTCTCTTTGACTGTTTACCAGAGTGACATTTGAACAGACAGTCGTTTTAATTCCTCCATGTTTGTAACACTTCAGTCACCAAGTGACATGTTAGTAAACTGCATTTTTAGTAGGCTTTTTATCTAAACTAAGTGCTGCTCTTTTAAATTGTTCTCAGGTTTTTCATTCTTTGCTTTGGAGTTTCGAttttctgctcccctcccccatgtaTTTCTTGCGCTATATGAAAGCAGTACTTTCAGCTCTGTATTCGGTATGGCATAAAGAGTCCATTTTACAGACAGCATAATCCTATTTTCTTCTTATTAAACTGAATTACCAGAGTGCCTGAGGCATTCACAGCTTTGACGTCCTTTCACTTACTTCTTTTAAATTTTCTCTGTTGCCAGCCACATCCACAACAGCATCCATTTACTAGCAAGAGGAAAAACTCCACGCTTTCCAAAAAGATTTGGTTGTGTAGTAGACAAAAGAAAATGAATGTATTCATACCTCTGGGAGAATCTTACAGAATGTTTCCTCTTAGTTGCTGAGGAAAGATAGTCAGTTTCTTTCCACACAGTAGACCATGGCTCCTAACTCCTCTTCTTATGTCCTTCACAGGTAAATACGTTTATCAGCCTATGACTCCAGTAGAACTGCTTCCAAGCACCGAAATACCCGTTCAGCCTCGGGGAACCACAAACACCATCCAGATATCTGTCTCACTCACGGAACACTTTTTGAAGTTTGCGCCAGTCTTCCAGCCGCCATTACCCCCAGATTCCCCACGATTCTGCACCATCTCAGACCTCTTTATTGACAATTACCGTGTGAAATGCATCAACGGGAAGATGTGTTACGTGCAGAGGCAGCCTCCTGCTCTCTCCCATAAAATGAAGCTTCAGGAGGCCCCCACGTGCAATGCCTTAATTTTGAGAGAGAATAACACACCAAAAATAGATCATTGTTCTTCTCCCTCCAGCTCTGAGGATTCTGGGATCAATGCGGTTGGGGCTCACTATATGGAGTCATGTGATGAGGACACAGAGGAAGGGGCGGAGCTAagttcagaagaagattatagtCCAGACAGTAGCTGGGAACCGGATGAGTGTCCCCTCTTATCACCCTCACAGTGTGAACTAGAAGTGATTGAAACCATAGAAACCACAGTGTGAAATGCTGAGCCGGGAGCTAGCTAGGTATACTTAAAATAATACTGGTTTTCTAGCATTTATACTGGCTTTTTCCCTCCTCACAGGTCCTTTTTTCCCTGTCCCACTCCAAGTGACAGTATTAGGCTTCTCTGAATCAGTTGCTTGATCCCAACCACTAACTTAATTtccaagaatcctttcttgtatATTCTAAAAATTGTCAGATACTACAGATTCCTTAATAACAGAACGTGCCTGGTCTCAGTAAGAGGCACATAATTTGCAGAGATTAGACCCAATTGTGAAAGTAAACTGGTTTCAGATTATTTTTGGAACAAGGATTCAGCCTTTCATGCTCTTGCAAAACAACACCAGTAGGTCAAGCCATATACTTGGGAAGCAGAGCTGACTTCACCAAAAGGTCTTCTTTATTGACATTATTGGTTTGCCATGCTTTTCTTGTCCCAGGCTCTGCCATTGGGTCACCCCTTTCTAAATTACCTATGTATACCATCCTTTATTGGGCAGCTGTAGAGCAAAGCATGGTGTTTCCCTAATAAGCACAATGCACCTTGCTAATCAGAACTCTATTTCCAGTGCAAGAAAATGACGGATACACTTGCTAAAATCCTATGCAGAGAGAGTTGTTAACACTGCCAATGGACCAGGTTACATCGAGCAACATTCAGATATGGTTTTTATCATTACAAGAACAAGCCTAGGGCTTTGTGCACAGCTCAGAAATGGAAAACGTCTGGATTTGCAATAAACCATAGTTTGTCACTTTAGCCTAACCCTCTGAGCCCTGTTCATGGTACAGCAAACATGCATACATCCTGCAGGTACATGTgtatatctgtttgtaagaaagagccagtgcacatacactttaaaaataaaattggggaCCAACACCTGGATATAAATGTGGGGGTTAAATCATGCATTCAGGTTATGGGGATTTACTGTAACATAAGAATTAATGCAAGTACAAAGCAAAATAAAGTGTATATTGCATTCATATAACATATGAACAGAGATAAAGTAATCCTGGTGTGTAGGCAAGACACAAGTGACAGTTTGCGGTTAGGACATAAGGACAAAGAGTTTATAGCATACCTGGAATCTTTTGGTTTCTAAGCTCTGTTtgatgggggagaggagagcatGTGAACCCAAAGACTTCGAAGGTTCATTCTCATAAATGTGGCCAGCTAAAAGAAAGGTTGGCACTGTCATTCTAGTTGCGGAAGCATTTAATCAAAGAGCACTTGAAAAGGAAGTAGCTAATTGGTATAACCTTTTCCTTCCtgcaccaggtccctctttagcAATTTCGTCTCATTAACAGATGTAGAACAGATGAAAAATATACTGTGGTCAGAAAAGTCTTCTAAACCCCCTGGTGTATTTGTGCCTCAATCTTAGTCGTACACAGTCAGGTTCACCCTTCAGGGAGTGATTCCCTGCTATTCAGTGTACACTTGGTGCCCTTTAAGTGATACGATTTGTCTTGGAAAACTGAAGTACAGTTTGCCAGTCATGTGCCAATGAATGACACAAGCTCTTCCCCTAAAAGTATGCCATGACAAACTCATTGCGAGTTTTATGATTCAGCTTTGTATGAGATTTTCTTTTAAACTAGCATGTTTCCTTGTAACGCTAGGGCTTCTAATAGTAAATACAGCCCTTTTAAAATAGTTCATTTTCCATGAGACTTGATGAAAATGAGGACATATAAATATGTACAGTTGTAGCTCTCAGTACTAGATTATCTTATGCTGTAATGTAGAATGCTGCTCTTCGGCACTGTCCTAACACATTACTAATTTTTCTTACACTCAGTCATAGGCATCTTTTAGAAAGCATTTAGATTACAATGTGTTATGAATTACTATATAAACTAATACTCtactttaaatattttttaaaattccctgagaagaaaaaggaaatatttatcatTCTGAAGAATTATATTAAAATGGATTTCTTAGCAATGAGCTAAGGAATTTTCTTCTGGCCTCACTACAGGTATTATAATTTATTCTTCTGGAGACTCAGGCCATCCTGTTGACGTTTTAACTCTGGTTCGTGACAATTTCTTTAAAATTGGTACTGTTTTTTACATTAAAGTTCTTTCTCAGATGTTGTACTGTTAAGCATTCTTATGATTTCATAATGGGAAGGCAATGCATACAATATGACTGTGTGACACTCTTGTACCTGGGGATTTGAACTTCATTTTATGCTCTGACTGTATTAGTTTGCAATTGGTTCTCCTCTTGCATGTGAAGGGAGTCAGGTTTTCTAGCTCTGGCAATagcaaaagggactttagaaatAATTTCAAATTACACTTGGGGGCAGAAACCAGGGCAGTTTCCAAGAGCACGCCTTAGTATTTTCTGTTACGCTGAAGAATCAAGAAATTGACTCTGCTCAGTTGGCTAGCAGCTACAATCGAACCAAAACTAGGATTAGCCCAATATATTCTGCACTGAGGAACAGGGCTGGGAAAAATTCAGTACAGACTTCTATGGGACACACTTTATGAAATATACTGTTAACAATTAGCAATAGCTGCATACCATGTTAATATCTTAAATTTGCTCTGTTTAAAAGTCTTAAGCACAAGGGGCAAAGTCCTGTAGAACCTGGCTTCTCTGCAACTTTCTGGGTAAGCTGTGGCAAGATTTGGTTAGATGACTTAGCACAGAAACTGTGTAAGACACTGAGTCTCAGTACCCTCTGTGGTACCCTACTGTTTCATGTATATTTCTCACAAAATAATAAACGTGAAGACTGCTTTTGCACAAGCACAGAGTAAACAGATTTCTTTTCCACACAACTGTGCTAGTACAAGAAGAAAAAACCCTTGCAGTTTTGCTATACAATGCCTGGGTCTGTCTTTGGAAAGGAAGTAAACATTACTTATTTTAAATGGCTAAAAGGGGACAACTTGTTTCATTATTAGCTGATTACAATTCTTGCATAGGAAGTTCTGGAACTTCTTGGCCTTTcttataacattttttttctccctttaacCACTTTGTCCTCTGCTCACAGACTAGGTGAGAATATTTCCCTTTCTGTATGCTCTCCTGTACATACTTGTTTCTTCTGCATGGCTGGAGTtttgcaacaaaacaaaaaaagctgggggtggggggaagaacacAGATTGGAAGACATGGTGGTTAGAAAGCACGCATCATTGGGAGCGGCTAGGCCACCACTTTGAGAATAAGATTGTACCATGGGAGTACTGGCCAGCCGCTGCTTCAGCAACCTAATGGTTTTTCATGACGTATTTTGACTGATGATGCTTAATTGACCTTTGTCAGTAGAAATCATTGTTTCTTATAAACTATCAGTCATCTGAATAAGAACTTTATGGCCTGTAGCCTCTAGgccagtggtactcactccatgGGACAAAGacagccacattcacaattaccataAACCAAAACAGCCGCATTTGCTTCCACTGGCATGACGCCTGCAGTTCAGGGAGGCTTGCAACTTACCAtagctctggcagcagctgtttcatgGTACCTGCCAACCAGAAACCTTCATCAGGCAACGGCCTTGACCCCATTCCTGAATCACAAGGCAGGTGCCAACTTTGGGGGGGCAGTGCTCAGAAAAGCCACATGTgtctcccaagccactgagtctCACTGCTTTAGGCATAAACAAATATTAATGACTCTATGTCAGGTTACTCAAGGCTGATCAGCATAGTTAGGCCTTAGGTGTTTGCTTCTCAAGTAAAAGAACAATAGAAAAATGTAGAACTGGGTACAGGAGAACTGTCTTTGGAAGTTTGTTCTTATTCTGTGTTAATTCAATCTTCTGAGGCCTTTTCTGCCAGCATTCTGATGTGTGTGAGGGAATCTCCCCTTCCCAGGACTTCAGCATAGCAGCTCCCTTCATGGTCTGCCTTGAGACTGGCTGCAGTCAGGCTGCTGGGGCCCTAAGGTCTCTCCACAGCTATTCAGCCCTCCCTAGTCTACAGCTCTCGGGCACCTTCCACCTCCTGAATTATCTGCTGCAAGTTTTGAGATCTCAGCTCTGTCCCTGTTTTCTGAAGTCCTTCAGAGCTCTTCCTCTATCTCTTCAGTTGACCAAGATAATTCTACTTGCACTTTGAAGGGGGACTGAAAAATCTAACTTGTGACTGGCTCCTATCAAAGTTAGCTAAAGGGGCCAGTAGGATTGTGATGCTCTCTCTGCTGCAGGGAAAGGTGGTCCTGAGTTTCTAATGCAGaaccataatgtgtgtgtgtgtgtaaagtgctgtcaagtcacagccgacttatggcgacccctttttggggttttcatggcaagagactaacaggtggtttgtcgGTGCcgccttctgcatagcaaccctggtattccttggtggtctcccagccaaatactaaccagggctgaccctgcttagcttctgatctgacgagatcagactagcctgggccatccaggtcagggctatacaGAACTACTAAAAGGGTATTGTGCTACCACCCTTACATTTATTTTCTTAATCTAAAAACTGTTGGAACTCTTCCTAGTCAGATTCCCTAATCTAAACTGTGTATTAGCATACAGCATTCCCTTAGCCTAAATATGAAGGGACCTTGCTCCAACATGGCAATTATCAAAAGACCTTGGTCAGCTTTGTGAAgttatttttatctttttcttcttcctctctgtaATGGAATAAGACACTCACAGATGAGTTCTTTGCTTATTATTCTGATTTTTATAAAAAATAGAATGATACACATTAAACAAAGATGAATGTTAACATTTGGTTTTTCCAACTAATAAAGACATGTTCGAAGCAGCCTGTCCTATATAATCATAGTTCCCTTGTCAGTGTTAAGCAGAAAGGCATGCTAGCTCCCTCTCCCTTCTACGAGTTCCTTggcaggttttgttttgttaggaATACATTTGTCACTGTATCTCACAAATATTATTTAAGAAAGTCGAAGACAACTGATTGCTAGAAGAGGTTGGGAGACCTTACTATTCATAAGGGATAACATAGGAGGAATGTGAGAAGCCTAGAGAAACTCACCACTTGTCTCAAGAACTCCCTCCACCACTAAATTACAAAGGACTCTGGAAGAGCATTTTATATCCTATTCATTCCCATGATCCTCCTTATCTTACACCCAATGAGTCTCTGCTCCTTGCTAGCTCCTGCTCCCTAACCTGTCCTACAGCCAAGGCTGCCTCCACAGTCCAACTCCTTCCTCATACCTAATCCTGTCCTCTTGCCCAGTCCCTCCATCCCTTCTTCCTGGGTTTCCTTTTCCAAGGTTGAATAAGAAAAAACTACTTCATTATCATCTCTcacgcacacacatgcaccccTTCATCTCATGCTCATGCACTCTTACACACACACTCCATAATGGGCATAAATTAATTTAATCTACCATTATTTAAAGGAAAACGTAAAACGTGCACAAAACCTCTGCATTCTTGGTCAACAGCTAGCTTTCTTGAAGGGCACTTGGAGAAGCAAGCAAAGTGGACCAGCATCTCAACCTCCATTCCCTAAAGTAGCTTGCCAGCAAGTAGAAGGCACATCCTTTATACTCCTTTGGCCTCAAAGTTAGCAACTGAAGGATTGGCTTGTGCTcctcaggggaggaaggaagcCACTATTTGCTAACAGCTATGCTGCACAATCCCCAAATAGGAACTACATATTCGATAGCCCTTGGCAGCTACCTGCAGTGCAGCAGCTTTGGTGTGAATGCTTGGCTGACTGAAACAGTGAATAAAATTCTCTATTGTAGGCCCCACTTGTAGCAAATCATGTGATAGCATGGAGCACCTTTTGATTCATCTCTGCACTGCCACATTATTAAAAGGTATTTCCttactggggggaaaaatcagtgGTAACTTGGGAGCCAGTGACCTTGATCATCCATACTAAATGCAATAAAACCTGAGGCAGATCTAAAAGAGATCAATCCAAACAGTGCAAAAACTGCAGATGGGTTCTGTTCATACATATTTATACTTGCGATtttggtacaggaaaaaaaagatatatttgTAGTATGATTACAGGAATTTGTGTTCACGCTGCAATCAGAAACATTTAAGTTGGAGAGATGTAAGCGAAGAGGACGGGACCACAAAAATCAGTTTCTAAGTCCCAGTCCAAAACCCAGCCTTAAGACATATAGACAGAGTGGacaaaaatatttgaaataaagttGGGTGTGTGTAGTTCTCTGTCCAATTAAAAAATATACCTGTAGTCTAGAATGAGGATTAATTTACAGCCACAACTTACAGCCCTCCACAGATTTTTACATGAGAGTGGTTCTGTGAGAATAGGTGCCTTGTTCATGATGTAATTCTGAAAacacagaatgggggggggagactggaGCAATTAAACCATTTAAGgagattaacaatgcaatcctaaacagagctataaCCTTGTAAGCCTGTTGAAGTCAATGAATTTAGAAcggcataactctgcttaagattgcatgtAAAGTTCTGAAATACACATCCATATGGAAAGAAATGAAACTATTTACATGTTCACTGAAAATCAAACAGTAAAGCAAATTGCTTAAGAGTGGGTGCCAAGAATTGTAAAATCACGAGCTGGggatatttttgtcttttacgTTGATTTGCTTAATACAGGGAACACAGAATCAAGCTTTTGGAATTTTCCCCTGCTACACTCCCGTTACAGTAATGCTGAATTTGAGGAAAAACAAGTACCAAATCATATGCACTTAGCAGAAAGGGAGCTGGATGCTGGGCTGAGCATGTGAACTTGTGTTCCAGGACAGCAAGTTGCCAGGTTTAGTTACTACTACAAATAACAGGTGAACAGTTCAGACTGTGtcagggttgggggaagagtctCAATGGCCAGACTGCTCACAATGAAAAGGAGTGCTAAATGATAAGAGATCAGGGAATATGATGCACATTGACATGCAAGTCACTGTAGCAAATCATGTGAAAAACTGTTGGCCTTGATATAGCCCCGAAGCTCTACTTGTTCTCTTTTTTGGCAGATTTCATAAAAACAGGAAGCCTCCTCAACAGGCAGTGGACAGTTGCCAATTGGGAGCTTTTGAGATGTTAAGGACATTAGGATGCTTCTGGGAAGCTTGTGCTTTTACTGTTCAGAAACAGGAAGCATTCATCTTCAGTCACACTAAAACACATTCTTACAGCAAGCTCTTGCTGATGTTCTGCACAGGGCAAAAATGCACTGATATccctttgaatttttttcttttaatttagtACAGAGTTAATTATAGATAAACaggatgggttggggggtgggagacAATGAACAAGGATGTCCTTCCCATGTATCTCAGCGCTTCAGCAGCAGCCATCATAATGATGAATGTGCTGTTTTCTTTTGCTCTTCTAGAAACAGTGAGAGATCTGTGGAAATGCTGGCACACAACTAGTGCAGACCTCAGAACACACACAACAAGCTGGCACCAAGTATTTGCCTCCGTCATGCTGGCTGAATAGTATATGCTTTGTTAGCAGAATTTCTGGTTAGTGATGCAAATGAGCAATGCTTTCCTGAAGAAGCATCTGCATTTAGCCCGGCAGAAGGGGCCAGTATTTACCAGGATGGCTGAACTCAAGGGAGGAACATTATAGAAAGTAATTTTGCAGAAGTTCTTGCAAATAGGGTGTCCTTGGAGACTGGGCTCTGCCTTCAACCAGCTGCCACTGCGAAGTTCTGACTATGGAGTTTCCCTTGGTTGTTCTAAATTTGAACATGATATTTGGGAAGTTTGAGAAATGTCATATTTGggcattcctttcccccccttttgttctgTTCTCTAAGAGAATAAGCTCCAATTGTTTAAATAATCTCTAGCTTCAGATACTCTGTCCCTGAGACTTAGTGCAGCTGCCCCAAGTACTGTTATGTTTGGCTCCTGTAATGAACAGCATCGGCTTGACAAAGCAGTTTATAGTTTACAGCTAagcccactggggggaaaaacaacaacaaaggtcGAAACACATTTCTTGATATTCCTTCTGCTTTGTTAAACAagtcacaagggggggggggaagagatgaccGTTACAAAGATGCAAAGTTCCAATCCGTATCATACAGAGTGATCTGGATTAGTTCCATCAATAGGGATGTGGTATCAAAGTACTGTCACGTACTTCTTACATTTCTTTACTACTGCTCTGGAATGCTAGCAAACAGATTACTCAtccagaaggggaggaggagtgaGGTGAAGCTGGAAAGTCTCATTCTGGAAGACACTGTTCAGAGCAGCATCACCCTGGGAGACATGGAGGTGTCCATGTTTTTCGCCACCACGATCTCGAGAGAGTTCAGTCAgaagagccagctacaaaataaAAGACACACACTATTTGGTACTTTATAGTTAATGCAGTTCTCATGGGAACCTACAAATGAGCAAGGTGATATAAGCACTTCAAGCATTAATCTGTTGAAAGAGGCACACAATCCATTTGCTTAAAGGAAACATGCAGAATAGTACAAGCAGCTAAGACAAGGTGATATGCATCACTGGCTGCAACCTAATTCTTGGAAGCAATCCTGGTGATGACACAAGGGTTACAAAAGTTCCAAATTATGGGATGGATCCATTCTAACAACTATAGCACTTTCCCTCTGGTGTAAGGAAAGCACCGCCATTAACAGGGCAGATCCTCAAAGATGAGATGCTGAAGGAAAATATGGGTGAAAGGATCTGAGGTGGTATGATGACTCTACCCACTCCTCTTTTAACAACTCTTACTGAATAATGTGCATCTAAGGATCATTTTCTTGGCAATGCTGAAACAAATTTGCAAGAATTATAATGGACGTGCATTCTCCCACAGGTTGTGACATCCTCTGCTTGtggtattttaaatgctgttgatATGATGAACACAACCAAAGCTTGCTCCCAGCTTTTCTCTGTTAAAAGCAAGACATAAAATTATGTTACCCTGGAGGTTCCTCGATACAGACGACAGAGCTGGTCAAAAGCTTGAGCTTGCTGGGGATCCAACAGGGACTCTGAACTGGTCTAAGGAACAAAATTTCAGTGTTACCAGCACAAAAAGTGCTCATCAACTAAGGCTTTTATAGTCCCCTATTAAAACTTGCTAAAGTAGCAGTTAAAATTAATAAGACTAGAAAAATATATTTAGTGGAAAGAAACTACTAATATTCTGATGCAGACCCTGGACCAAACTACAAAAATATATAACTATGAGTAGACACCTTCTGATGTCCACCTTGGTCTATAttttaacccaaaaggaaagggaaaggatcTACTTATACTAAAACTGGAAGCCTCTCCAAGTTACAACAgaaagcagaacagctagattcaagttcaggaacaccttagagcccaacaagattttcggtgTATAAGCTTTTGAGTCAGAGCTCTCTTTGTCAAATAGAAAACAGAATCTTCTTTCCAAGCAGAACtatagttggtttttattatttatattaagTGTTTTATATTTCCAGTACTGAACCAGGCAAGGACCTGTGCTAAGAATGCATCAAGGTTGTAGACCCGGCTTCACCATAGAGAACTGTACTCTAGATTCTGGCTAGAGGGcttagaacataaaaagagccctgttggatcagaccagtggtctatttggtccagcatcctgtctcacacagtggccaaccagttctttcTCTTCTCATCTTTAATGTCATCATCCATTTCTCATATTTTTCATTATAAAGATTTACAGTAAAATAATattgctggagggaggggagagagagattgtgCATGTCTGCATATTATGTTACACTTTAAAAAGCAGGCAAGTTTTCAGATTACTGAAATGAAGATAATGGCTACAAATCTACTGAAGCTCTGTGATTAGTGCCCTCTCTTCACAggcctgccacacacacacagggaaatggAGAGGACAACAAGGGAACAATGGTAATTTGTTCTCatccaaagatggggggggggagtaaaataaCTGCTCCCCTCTGCTGTTTCTTCACTTGTACGTAACTATCAATCAGATTGTTCTTGGGGCTGATGACCTGATATATTGCAGGCAATTTTTCCTGTTGTCATGGAAACAAGTGCTGCAGGGCACTTTCCCCTTTAAGTAAAGGAAAGCTTTTTATTCGGTGCTGTAGGGAATCTTTTAGCAAATCTGATGTTTGTGCCACTGTATAAGTGCCCCAACTGTACTGAGCATAAGTTCCCCAACTTGCATGTGTACATTAGAATGCAATTTTTGATTCACACATCAGAAGCTAGTCAGTTCATAACTAGTAATCCAAGCAAAAGCTTGCTCAATACCTCTACATATCACATTAAACTGGGTTTAAACACTATTTAGGAAAGGGACTCTGAAGTCACCTTCACATGTCATCCTACAAACACCTTTAGAAGAAGAACAACTTAAGATTCATAACTTGCAAACATGGTTGATGTGGTACAACATGCTGAAAACTACTATTCTGAATTTGAAATCCGGTTTCTTTGGTACATGAGCTGATGGAGGCACAAGTTCTTTATCCTGTGAACTGATGGAGTGTCAATGATTTGGATTGCTTGATGTGCAttgctttttctccccacaaGAAAATGCAGCATTGGTGCTCCATGTCTGGAGGCATAATCTTGCACATTGTTAGAGAGAGATTTCAAAAGCATTAGCATTCAAAACATATACATTACAGGTTTATGGCACACATCTGTGGGAAGACAGCAAACACTCACTCTCTCAaactcagttgtgtgtgtgtgtgtgtgtaaagtgccgtcaagttgcagccgacttatggcgaccccttttttggggttttcatggcaagagactaacagaggtggtttgccagtgccttcctctgcacagcaaccctggtattccttggtggtctcccatacaaatactaaccagggctgaccctgcttagcttctgagatctgacgagatcaggctagcctgggccatccaggtcagggcctcaacCTCAGTTACCCATCTACAATATGGGCATCATACTGAccaaccttacaaggttgttACAGTTCTTACAATAAGATAACA
This window of the Euleptes europaea isolate rEulEur1 chromosome 5, rEulEur1.hap1, whole genome shotgun sequence genome carries:
- the C5H3orf70 gene encoding UPF0524 protein C3orf70 homolog produces the protein MSGAGAAVAAASGCKSEKLDEAQALARSCAGRPDFQPCDGLSLCTTHSHGRCFRLHWCCHLGWCHCKYVYQPMTPVELLPSTEIPVQPRGTTNTIQISVSLTEHFLKFAPVFQPPLPPDSPRFCTISDLFIDNYRVKCINGKMCYVQRQPPALSHKMKLQEAPTCNALILRENNTPKIDHCSSPSSSEDSGINAVGAHYMESCDEDTEEGAELSSEEDYSPDSSWEPDECPLLSPSQCELEVIETIETTV